One genomic region from Desulfatiglans sp. encodes:
- a CDS encoding helix-turn-helix transcriptional regulator: MKPNFLVYNAGHDNLSERDVMSKLKNIHDEKSVGERIAKLRIERGYSQRELAKETGISHRMIAHYEKQAQHPPTHVMPVMAKALGVSIDQLFGLKKIKTDEKNKDMRLWSRFSQIEKLDTKEKRQVIQLLDTFIEKEQLKQKAQG, from the coding sequence ATGAAACCCAATTTTTTGGTATATAATGCAGGGCATGACAATTTATCGGAAAGGGATGTCATGTCAAAACTTAAAAATATTCATGATGAAAAATCAGTTGGTGAACGAATAGCCAAGCTTAGGATTGAAAGAGGATATTCACAAAGGGAACTTGCCAAAGAAACAGGAATCTCTCACAGGATGATTGCCCATTATGAAAAACAGGCACAGCACCCCCCAACCCATGTTATGCCAGTCATGGCTAAGGCTTTGGGGGTATCCATAGACCAGCTATTTGGACTTAAAAAAATCAAAACAGATGAAAAAAATAAAGACATGCGTCTATGGAGTCGTTTTAGTCAAATAGAAAAACTTGACACCAAAGAAAAAAGGCAAGTTATACAGTTGCTGGATACATTCATTGAGAAGGAACAACTAAAACAAAAAGCCCAAGGCTAA
- a CDS encoding glycogen/starch/alpha-glucan phosphorylase, whose translation MARKDKGKETPSFPEISNSNFRDDIYRHIQSTLGNDPSRPDNYSCFMGLSYSIRDRLIEKWIKTQRSFYDTFSKRVYYLSMEFLPGRFMMNYLTSLRIQEDASDAVKEMGFNLEEIEEEEWDAGLGNGGLGRLASCYMDSMATLGMPCYGYGIRYDYGIFHQILVDGYQREQCDNWSRRTSAWEIRRQNNLEKVMFYGRTESYEDDMGRRRVRWVDGDAVMAMACDILIPGYNNSFVTNMRLWSAQSSREFNLEYFNQGDYIGAVQAKVTSENISKVLYPSDEAEEGKELRLKQQYFFVAATLRDIIRRYRKQNQTFDNFSDYVAIQLNDTHPTIAIPELMRILVDEECIEWDEAWAICEKSFAYTNHTVLPEALETWPVDLIGKVLPRHLEIIYEINRRFLDSVRTRFHGDDQVLSRLSLINEKGIRSVRMANLAIVGSHSVNGVAALHSQILKNGLFNDFDRIFPGKIINITNGITPRRWLYQANPILSKLITSVIGDGWVSDLSQLKQLIPYAEDEGFRAAWHNAKLENKKRLARYILRKIRVGVNPDTLFDVHVKRMHEYKRQLLNILHVITLYNRIKENPGRDHVKRTVLFAGKAAPAYTQAKLIIKLINSVAEVVNRDPDVMGMLKVLFLPNYCISQAEKIIPAADLSEQISTAGMEASGTGNMKLALNGAVTIGTLDGANVEIMEEVGENNIFIFGLKAYEVETMRAGGYNPLNYYDNDPELKRAIDMIGSGRFSPKEPALFRPITASLLDRGDFYMLLADYRSYIATQEQVSIAFKDKNEWIKKSILNTANMGRFSSDRSVSEYARDIWGIKPPESGIETI comes from the coding sequence ATGGCCAGAAAGGATAAAGGAAAAGAGACCCCGTCTTTCCCTGAAATATCAAATAGCAATTTCAGGGATGATATCTACCGGCATATACAGTCAACCCTTGGTAATGATCCTTCCAGGCCTGATAATTACTCCTGCTTTATGGGGTTATCCTACAGCATCCGTGACAGGCTTATAGAAAAGTGGATAAAGACCCAGAGGTCATTCTATGACACCTTTTCCAAACGTGTGTACTACCTTTCAATGGAGTTTCTGCCCGGCCGTTTCATGATGAACTATCTTACAAGCCTGAGGATACAGGAAGATGCCTCTGATGCAGTAAAAGAGATGGGTTTCAATCTTGAGGAGATTGAAGAGGAGGAGTGGGATGCAGGGCTCGGAAACGGGGGCCTGGGTCGCCTGGCTTCATGTTATATGGATTCAATGGCAACCCTCGGCATGCCGTGCTACGGCTATGGCATACGCTATGATTACGGCATCTTCCACCAGATACTTGTGGACGGATATCAGCGCGAGCAGTGTGATAACTGGTCACGCCGCACCAGCGCCTGGGAGATCAGAAGGCAGAACAACCTTGAAAAGGTGATGTTCTACGGACGCACAGAATCCTATGAAGATGATATGGGCAGAAGGCGGGTAAGGTGGGTAGATGGGGATGCAGTAATGGCAATGGCCTGCGATATACTTATCCCAGGGTATAATAATAGTTTTGTAACAAACATGCGTCTATGGTCTGCGCAGTCAAGCAGGGAGTTTAACCTGGAGTATTTTAACCAGGGTGACTATATCGGCGCTGTACAGGCAAAGGTTACAAGCGAAAATATATCAAAGGTGCTCTACCCCTCTGATGAGGCGGAAGAGGGGAAGGAGCTGCGCCTGAAGCAGCAGTATTTCTTTGTGGCTGCAACATTAAGGGATATCATAAGACGTTACAGGAAACAGAACCAGACCTTTGATAATTTTTCAGACTATGTTGCGATCCAGCTCAATGATACACACCCCACAATAGCCATTCCTGAATTGATGCGTATCCTTGTGGATGAGGAGTGCATAGAGTGGGATGAAGCATGGGCAATATGTGAAAAGAGCTTTGCATACACCAACCATACTGTCCTGCCTGAGGCGCTTGAGACATGGCCTGTTGACCTTATAGGCAAGGTGCTGCCAAGGCATCTGGAGATAATCTATGAGATCAACCGGAGGTTTCTTGACAGTGTAAGGACAAGGTTTCATGGCGATGACCAGGTGCTTTCAAGGTTATCCCTCATTAATGAAAAAGGTATAAGGTCTGTACGCATGGCCAATCTCGCTATTGTTGGGAGCCATTCTGTAAACGGGGTTGCAGCGCTCCATTCGCAGATACTTAAAAACGGGTTATTTAATGATTTTGACCGTATCTTTCCGGGTAAAATAATCAACATCACAAATGGCATTACCCCCCGCAGGTGGCTTTATCAGGCAAACCCAATCCTTTCAAAACTAATCACCTCTGTTATAGGTGACGGTTGGGTCAGTGACCTGTCACAACTGAAACAGCTTATCCCCTATGCGGAGGATGAAGGGTTCAGGGCTGCATGGCACAATGCAAAGCTTGAGAATAAAAAACGCCTTGCCCGCTACATACTGCGCAAAATCAGGGTGGGCGTAAACCCTGATACCCTTTTTGATGTGCATGTAAAAAGGATGCATGAGTATAAAAGACAGCTTTTAAACATCCTGCATGTGATTACCCTCTATAATCGAATCAAGGAAAACCCTGGCCGCGATCATGTGAAAAGGACAGTCCTGTTTGCAGGAAAGGCCGCTCCTGCCTATACTCAGGCAAAGCTCATCATAAAGCTTATAAATTCCGTGGCCGAGGTGGTTAACCGCGACCCTGATGTGATGGGCATGCTCAAGGTGCTCTTTCTGCCCAATTACTGTATCTCACAGGCTGAAAAGATTATTCCTGCGGCAGACCTCTCTGAACAGATCTCCACAGCAGGCATGGAGGCATCAGGCACAGGCAATATGAAGCTTGCCCTTAACGGGGCAGTGACTATAGGCACCCTTGACGGCGCAAACGTGGAGATCATGGAGGAGGTAGGTGAGAATAATATATTTATATTCGGTCTTAAGGCATATGAGGTGGAAACCATGAGGGCAGGCGGATATAACCCCTTGAACTATTATGATAATGATCCTGAACTGAAGAGGGCTATAGATATGATCGGGTCAGGCCGTTTCTCGCCAAAAGAGCCTGCGCTTTTCAGGCCCATAACCGCCTCGCTTCTGGATAGGGGTGACTTTTACATGCTCCTGGCTGATTACCGCTCATATATTGCCACACAGGAGCAGGTCTCTATAGCCTTTAAAGATAAGAATGAATGGATCAAAAAATCCATCCTGAACACAGCAAATATGGGCAGGTTTTCAAGCGACAGGTCTGTATCTGAATATGCCAGGGATATCTGGGGCATTAAACCGCCTGAGAGCGGGATAGAAACCATATAG
- a CDS encoding HDOD domain-containing protein, translating to MAEKKRDGAGSITISIARQPVFNTKKDLWGYELVCVCNSTDIGETISIEDNVAVNVASSNYIGIQQVVERGKRIIVNFNEKNVLDDSPYALPPKLAVVRVPEKMLVNSEVVDSLLRFKKDGYHIAIGGFTGASGYEKLFSETDLLCVDTSEIKKDELKELVQKGNEYDAMILAENIKNSDRFDMCLETGCSLFHGPFFKIPEKLSVRKISSNEISRFNLLKIIEQEDPDYNELAKLIQSDVSISFRLLSYLNSAAFGFTQKIQSIHKAITLLGWKQMKTWLRVVILSDMNQSPNAPELMFVSAQRGKFLEIITREHDFWGFDPDSLFLLGTFSIIDTMLNMEMKEVVKYLPLDDKLKAALCHDPNNEYLPLLQLAMRMEESGWDEANAMIRNLSLDPIKIRKAFQDSIDWANEITMVPEK from the coding sequence ATGGCAGAGAAAAAGAGAGATGGCGCGGGTTCCATCACAATATCAATCGCAAGGCAGCCTGTGTTCAACACAAAAAAAGACCTGTGGGGTTATGAGCTTGTCTGCGTATGTAATTCTACCGATATAGGAGAAACAATCTCGATAGAGGATAATGTTGCAGTAAACGTCGCATCAAGCAACTATATCGGGATACAGCAGGTGGTGGAGAGGGGAAAGAGGATCATCGTAAATTTCAATGAGAAGAATGTGCTTGATGATTCACCCTATGCCCTTCCTCCAAAGCTTGCTGTGGTGAGGGTGCCTGAAAAAATGCTTGTGAACAGTGAGGTGGTGGATTCGCTGCTCAGGTTCAAAAAGGATGGGTATCATATTGCCATCGGGGGTTTTACAGGCGCTTCAGGCTATGAAAAGCTCTTTTCAGAAACAGACCTCCTGTGCGTGGACACCTCTGAGATAAAAAAGGATGAGTTGAAGGAGCTTGTGCAGAAGGGTAATGAATATGATGCAATGATACTTGCCGAAAATATTAAAAACAGTGACAGGTTTGATATGTGCCTTGAAACCGGCTGTTCGCTCTTCCACGGCCCATTCTTTAAGATCCCTGAAAAGCTCTCAGTAAGAAAGATATCATCAAACGAGATATCAAGGTTTAACCTTTTAAAGATAATAGAGCAGGAAGACCCTGATTATAATGAGCTTGCAAAGCTGATACAGTCTGATGTCTCAATAAGCTTCAGGCTTTTATCCTACCTCAATTCAGCGGCATTCGGTTTTACCCAGAAGATACAGTCCATTCACAAGGCCATCACCCTGCTCGGATGGAAACAGATGAAGACATGGCTCAGGGTGGTGATCTTATCTGATATGAACCAGAGCCCCAATGCCCCGGAGCTTATGTTTGTTTCAGCCCAGAGGGGAAAATTTTTGGAGATAATAACCAGGGAGCATGATTTCTGGGGGTTTGACCCTGACAGCCTCTTTTTACTGGGAACATTCTCAATCATTGATACCATGCTCAATATGGAGATGAAGGAGGTGGTAAAGTACCTGCCCCTTGATGACAAGCTCAAGGCAGCCCTCTGCCATGACCCCAATAACGAGTATCTGCCACTTCTCCAGCTTGCAATGCGCATGGAGGAATCAGGGTGGGATGAGGCAAATGCAATGATCAGAAACCTGAGCCTTGACCCCATCAAGATCAGAAAGGCATTTCAGGATTCAATAGACTGGGCAAATGAGATAACTATGGTTCCAGAAAAATAG
- a CDS encoding GrpB family protein — MVIKNLDTLNREELGRLFPIILSEHKEEWKKFFNQEKEELLSLLSKERALRVEHIGSTAVPGLLAKPTIDILVELSDYNNQQNEIKKIMCAAGYIHMREQVNHLMFVKGYTPEGFKGQCYHIHMEPEGAASIWDRINFRDYLISNPKVAEEYAALKKVLAKRYEIDRDAYTDAKTDFIKKVTAEAKAAFTHRPYSYSKPTNN; from the coding sequence ATTGTGATTAAAAACCTGGACACATTAAACCGGGAAGAGCTGGGCAGGCTTTTCCCGATTATTCTTTCTGAACACAAAGAAGAATGGAAAAAGTTCTTCAATCAGGAAAAAGAAGAGCTTCTCAGCCTTCTTTCAAAGGAAAGGGCATTACGAGTGGAGCATATAGGGAGCACCGCTGTGCCCGGTCTTCTGGCAAAACCTACTATTGATATCCTTGTAGAACTTTCAGATTATAATAATCAGCAAAATGAGATTAAGAAAATCATGTGCGCTGCCGGGTATATCCACATGAGAGAGCAGGTAAACCACCTGATGTTTGTCAAAGGGTACACCCCGGAGGGTTTCAAAGGGCAGTGTTACCATATCCATATGGAGCCTGAGGGGGCTGCAAGTATATGGGACAGGATAAATTTCAGGGATTATCTGATCAGTAACCCGAAGGTGGCAGAGGAATATGCCGCCCTGAAAAAGGTGCTGGCAAAAAGATATGAGATTGATCGTGATGCCTATACAGATGCAAAAACAGATTTTATTAAAAAGGTTACTGCAGAAGCAAAGGCTGCGTTTACACACCGTCCATACTCATACTCAAAACCAACGAATAATTGA
- a CDS encoding type II toxin-antitoxin system Phd/YefM family antitoxin, which produces MIINIHEAKTNFSKLVARFLEGEKVIIAKNGEPILQFAPIEKGKPLLRKTGFFNCDIDMTTFDDPLEEMKEYE; this is translated from the coding sequence ATGATCATAAATATTCATGAAGCCAAAACAAATTTTTCCAAGTTGGTTGCACGGTTTTTAGAAGGAGAGAAGGTTATCATTGCGAAAAACGGTGAACCAATTCTACAGTTTGCACCTATAGAAAAAGGTAAACCCTTATTAAGAAAAACAGGTTTTTTTAATTGCGACATAGACATGACCACATTCGATGATCCCCTTGAAGAAATGAAGGAATATGAATGA
- a CDS encoding type II toxin-antitoxin system VapC family toxin, translating into MNYLIDTNVLIFLGCGYEDRIGKKAFEIYTSPKSNIYISQISFWEIAIKINVGKLNIPIGFKNIINLTRQAGIDTIPVKNSHILYYQTLEIHENHKDPFDRFIIATALCEEMKIISSDTKFDNYLKVERIWED; encoded by the coding sequence ATGAACTACCTGATAGATACGAATGTCTTGATATTTTTGGGTTGCGGTTACGAAGACAGGATCGGGAAAAAGGCATTTGAAATATATACTTCACCGAAGTCAAATATTTATATTAGCCAGATCTCATTTTGGGAAATAGCTATCAAAATCAATGTTGGCAAGTTAAACATACCAATTGGCTTTAAGAATATTATAAACCTCACAAGACAGGCAGGTATTGATACAATTCCTGTAAAGAATTCTCATATCCTTTATTATCAAACTCTCGAGATACATGAAAATCACAAAGACCCATTTGATAGATTCATTATTGCCACAGCCCTATGTGAAGAGATGAAAATTATTTCCAGCGATACCAAGTTTGATAATTACCTTAAGGTAGAAAGAATATGGGAAGATTAA